The proteins below come from a single Takifugu flavidus isolate HTHZ2018 chromosome 6, ASM371156v2, whole genome shotgun sequence genomic window:
- the LOC130527407 gene encoding protein FAM83B-like has product MESSLSHLSSLAEEDNPMYIQPHYKESYRLAIYALLCGGREAYEEFLRAEQISPFLSDEEILFMLENGELPDVEDDFEMKRTMDTGAQSTYFPSESDEEVPDLELGWPEVSLEASDTSISLLFNPPRINTPSIKEVVRKQIQDARQVIAIAMDVFTDVDIFKEIITATLRGVAVYILLDDSHFSSFLAMSLRVGINVQDLKNIRVRTVQGQQYHCQSGMKFHGALEQKFILIDCQTVLYGTYSYTWSCEKINLSMALVITGQLVSSYDEEFRRLFARSTVPALQSVERSSHFLRDPVSLQSPSQFSLHQIHMRSRGLQAMRKAQEDRFNSATMMTRGLSIQERLHQSHYPDVGNMLRGHSYGEDLQRLNALTRLRMGTNELGVPVLPEKVGSNLRGVSELLLPNRLSQQQLKHRTRYGTDQNLIPFSSETSLHRWKMDTYLNDFDMALDTSCDTMSPVTSPFSSHTHLNELQTQRIHSRSRDIKSRMEEIRQKRLSLQEYSNFRQNQELKRHAGEKPSYKSSFRGLDTSLVDLEPTLQTDRGLESASQVDSEPHRKGVLMENHRSASYYDVKSVSDPKTTYDWNEPLLRTTSAGNLDTKLRDSPQKLSQPGGLSVQATKTVKSLTRIPEEKEGSGTVVNGSAPPGHGKEKLSKDEKDTEKETNRPAGSQQVQAQQSLEPAGTAEGQKPASIEVLNASAGSQRAAEAQGSYLEKGQMQCEEPGFQRKNSLRMKMYSLLASDEKKQPKKEDKSFQRKISLKPKHTSGLTQPVIVDHPPIYSADHTTKKSQSQGVSRMHNPNIGPPDIEKHKPLQRLSTQRSSKKKTSLSAEQEEGWRSTLEKEEAKVYQRQKVYSRFEYLLTTENLSKDGSSAYNDPGCNQYQMQSSSDKKLGKFMQRVGNLIGKNK; this is encoded by the exons ATGGAGTCCAGTCTGTCCCATCTGTCCTCACTGGCTGAAGAGGACAATCCTATGTACATCCAGCCACATTACAAGGAGTCCTACCGGCTGGCTATTTACGCGCTGCTCTGTGGAGGCCGAGAGGCCTACGAGGAGTTCCTGCGGGCCGAGCAGATCAGCCCCTTCCTCTCCGATGAGGAGATCCTGTTCATGTTGGAAAACGGGGAGCTGCCAGATGTGGAGGATGACTTCGAGATGAAACGTACAATGGACACGGGGGCTCAGTCCACGTACTTCCCATCAGAGTCAGATGAGGAGGTGCCAGACCTGGAGCTGGGGTGGCCTGAGGTGTCCCTAGAGGCCTCCGACACCAGCATCAGTCTCCTGTTCAACCCACCCAGAATCAACACACCGAGTATCAAGGAAGTGGTGCGAAAACAGATCCAGGATGCCCGCCAG GTTATCGCCATAGCGATGGATGTCTTCACTGACGTGGACATTTTCAAAGAAATCATCACTGCCACATTAAGGGGCGTGGCTGTCTACATCCTCCTCGATGATTCTCACTTCAGCAGCTTCCTTGCAATGTCCCTCAGGGTGGGCATCAACGTCCAAGACCTCAAG AACATTCGGGTTCGGACTGTTCAGGGGCAACAGTATCACTGTCAGTCCGGTATGAAGTTCCATGGAGCTTTGGAGCAAAAATTCATTCTGATAGACTGCCAGACGGTGTTGTATGGAACCTACAG CTACACGTGGTCCTGTGAGAAAATCAACCTCAGCATGGCCCTGGTGATCACaggtcagttggtttcctcatATGACGAAGAGTTCCGAAGATTGTTCGCTCGTTCCACAGTTCCGGCTCTTCAGTCTGTTGAGAGGTCCTCACATTTCCTGAGAGATCCTGTGAGCCTGCAGAGCCCCAGCCAGTTTTCCCTCCATCAGATTCACATGCGATCCAGAGGTCTGCAGGCCATGAGGAAGGCTCAGGAAGACAGATTCAACAGTGCCACCATGATGACCCGGGGTCTGAGCATCCAAGAGAGGCTGCATCAATCTCACTATCCTGATGTGGGGAACATGTTGCGGGGCCACAGTTATGGTGAAGACCTCCAGAGGTTAAATGCTTTGACTCGTCTGAGGATGGGAACCAATGAACTTGGAGTTCCAGTCCTGCCTGAAAAGGTTGGCTCTAACTTAAGGGGGGTTAGCGAGTTGTTGCTACCCAACAGAttgtctcagcagcagcttaaACACCGGACCCGTTATGGAACGGACCAGAATCTCATACCATTCAGCTCTGAAACATCGCTGCACAGATGGAAGATGGACACCTACCTCAACGACTTTGACATGGCGTTAGACACCTCCTGCGACACCATGTCTCCAGTCACGTCGCCGTTTAGCAGTCACACGCACTTAAATGAGCTTCAAACGCAGCGGATTCACAGCAGGTCGAGGGACATAAAGTCCAGGATGGAGGAAATCAGGCAAAAGAGGCTCAGTCTTCAGGAGTATTCTAATTTCAGACAGAACCAGGAACTAAAGAGGCATGCAGGAGAAAAACCTTCCTATAAGTCATCATTTCGAGGTCTGGACACGAGTCTTGTCGATTTGGAGCCAACTCTACAAACAGACCGCGGCCTGGAATCAGCCAGTCAGGTTGACAGTGAGCCCCACAGAAAGGGTGTTCTCATGGAGAACCATCGCTCTGCCTCTTACTATGATGTCAAATCAGTTTCGGATCCAAAGACAACTTATGATTGGAATGAACCTCTTTTAAGGACAACCTCAGCAGGAAATTTAGATACCAAACTAAGGGATTCCCCACAAAAGCTCTCTCAGCCAGGAGGCCTCAGTGTACAGGCCACAAAAACAGTGAAGTCTCTGACTAGAAttcctgaagaaaaagaaggttCTGGTACTGTGGTCAATGGTTCTGCTCCACCGGGGcatggaaaagaaaagctttCTAAAGATGAGAAAGACACTGAGAAAGAGACGAACCGGCCTGCAGGGTCTCAGCAGGTTCAAGCCCAACAAAGTCTTGAGCCTGCAGGTACAGCTGAGGGGCAAAAACCAGCATCCATTGAGGTACTAAATGCTTCTGCTGGCTCTCAGCGTGCAGCAGAGGCTCAGGGTAGTTATCTGGAAAAAGGGCAAATGCAGTGTGAAGAACCAGGTTTTCAGAGGAAAAATTCACTGAGAATGAAAATGTACTCGTTGCTCGCGtcagatgaaaagaaacagcCCAAAAAAGAGGACAAGTCATTCCAAAGGAAGATCTCATTGAAACCAAAACACACCTCTGGACTCACCCAACCAGTGATAGTGGACCATCCCCCCATTTACTCTGCAGACCACACAACCAAGAAGAGTCAGTCTCAGGGTGTCTCCAGGATGCACAACCCCAACATTGGCCCACCAGACATAGAGAAGCACAAGCCTCTCCAGAGGTTATCGACACAGCGTTCCAGTAAAAAGAAGACGTCCTTgtcagcagagcaggaggaagggtggaggagcactctggagaaggaggaggccaAAGTCTACCAGAGGCAGAAAGTCTACAGCCGCTTCGAATACCTGCTCACCACTGAAAATCTCTCCAAAGACGGAAGTTCTGCATACAACGACCCAGGATGCAACCAGTATCAGATGCAGAGCAGCTCTGACAAAAAACTGGGCAAATTCATGCAGAGAGTTGGAAATCTCATTGGCAAGAACAAATAG